Proteins encoded together in one candidate division WOR-3 bacterium window:
- a CDS encoding ATP-binding protein, protein MFSRTPIRFFTLLLGIALLIGTGLFFFYHKEKERTSQIFYTQEHALTGIFQRLLELKGASLENFAYDYTYWDEMVSAIRNNNRKFFDENISEALGTYQVDGAWVYNRKGELVYRALAEGKDSLAGFCPADKAQEMLADSQRFCHFWAKTPLGLVEVRGATVHPSDDPEHKTEPQGVLFAVRLWNESYVNGMAQMVNGTAQLVPPGGDGEGTNQARGLIVIRYPLKGVDNKPVAELKLRSICGVINQFHRGAMQQLGWLIIVALATFLTVGLGLVFWVTRPLKYITYALNSKDSSGLAQLNKSRSEFGELSRMLTRYFVQETELRREKERTQMYLDVAGVIIVAMDREGKVTLINRKGRQVLGYQEEEVLGKEWFENFLPATARDKPRAVFKRLMAGEVEPLAEYENPVLTRDGTERLIHWHNVVIKDEAGKIVGTLSSGEDITEKKKAERELQEKAEELRRSNQELERFAYVASHDLQEPLRMVGSYVGLLARRYKGKLDSDADEFINFAVDGVTRMQRLINDLLTYSRVGTRGKEPVPTDSNEVLKRALTNLKVAIEEKNAEIECQPLPVVLADERQLEQLFQNLIGNALKFTREKPRVEVRAERVDGMWRFAVKDNGIGIDPKFSEKVFEIFLRLHTREEYPGTGIGLAVCKKIVERHGGKIWFESEVGKGTTFFFTLPPAEIEENKSETSVGAQGNVPKEKEGE, encoded by the coding sequence ATGTTTTCGCGCACACCAATAAGGTTTTTTACTCTTCTTCTCGGGATTGCACTACTTATTGGTACAGGGTTGTTTTTTTTCTACCACAAAGAGAAAGAACGTACGAGTCAGATTTTTTACACCCAGGAGCATGCACTGACAGGGATATTCCAGCGTCTCTTGGAGTTGAAAGGCGCTTCGCTGGAAAATTTTGCCTACGACTATACCTACTGGGATGAGATGGTGAGCGCAATACGGAATAACAATAGGAAGTTTTTTGATGAGAATATCTCTGAAGCGTTAGGCACTTACCAGGTGGATGGTGCCTGGGTTTACAACCGAAAAGGGGAACTGGTTTACAGGGCGCTGGCTGAAGGTAAAGACAGTTTAGCCGGGTTTTGTCCTGCGGATAAGGCGCAAGAGATGCTGGCTGATTCACAGCGGTTTTGCCATTTCTGGGCAAAGACGCCTTTAGGATTAGTTGAGGTGCGGGGCGCAACGGTGCATCCGAGTGACGACCCGGAGCATAAAACTGAACCCCAGGGGGTCTTATTTGCTGTCCGATTATGGAATGAAAGTTATGTCAATGGTATGGCACAAATGGTTAATGGCACGGCGCAGCTCGTTCCTCCTGGGGGCGATGGTGAGGGCACAAACCAAGCCCGGGGATTGATTGTGATTCGCTATCCCCTCAAAGGCGTTGATAACAAACCGGTTGCCGAACTTAAATTGAGATCCATTTGTGGAGTTATTAACCAGTTTCATCGGGGTGCGATGCAGCAGTTGGGGTGGTTAATTATAGTGGCGCTGGCAACTTTTTTGACGGTCGGACTCGGTCTGGTGTTCTGGGTTACAAGACCGCTTAAATATATAACGTATGCCTTGAATAGTAAGGACAGCAGCGGGTTGGCACAACTTAATAAAAGCCGCTCTGAGTTTGGTGAACTGAGCCGGATGCTCACCCGCTATTTTGTTCAGGAGACAGAGTTGCGTCGCGAAAAGGAGCGGACACAGATGTATCTTGATGTTGCCGGGGTGATAATTGTTGCCATGGACCGGGAAGGTAAGGTTACATTGATTAATCGTAAAGGTCGCCAGGTTCTGGGTTATCAAGAGGAAGAGGTTTTAGGAAAAGAGTGGTTTGAAAACTTTTTGCCCGCAACGGCACGGGACAAACCCCGGGCGGTTTTTAAACGGTTGATGGCTGGTGAGGTTGAACCCCTTGCCGAGTATGAGAATCCGGTTCTAACCCGGGACGGAACAGAGCGTTTAATCCACTGGCACAATGTAGTGATCAAGGACGAAGCGGGTAAAATTGTCGGGACTTTAAGTTCGGGCGAGGACATCACCGAGAAAAAGAAGGCGGAGCGGGAGTTGCAGGAGAAGGCAGAGGAGTTGCGCCGCTCAAATCAGGAGCTGGAACGGTTTGCCTATGTGGCGTCGCACGATTTGCAGGAGCCGTTGCGGATGGTGGGTAGTTATGTCGGGCTTTTAGCCCGGCGGTATAAAGGGAAACTTGACAGCGATGCGGATGAGTTTATCAACTTTGCGGTTGACGGCGTGACGAGGATGCAGCGGTTGATTAACGACCTGCTGACCTACTCCCGGGTGGGAACGAGAGGAAAAGAGCCGGTGCCCACCGATAGCAATGAGGTTTTAAAGCGGGCGCTGACCAACCTTAAAGTCGCAATTGAGGAAAAGAATGCCGAAATTGAGTGTCAGCCGTTACCGGTAGTGCTTGCCGATGAACGGCAACTGGAGCAGTTGTTTCAGAATCTGATTGGAAACGCATTAAAGTTCACGCGCGAGAAACCACGGGTTGAAGTTCGGGCAGAACGGGTTGATGGGATGTGGCGATTTGCGGTCAAGGACAACGGCATCGGGATTGACCCGAAGTTTTCGGAAAAGGTTTTTGAGATTTTTCTGCGGTTGCATACCCGGGAGGAGTATCCGGGAACCGGAATTGGTTTAGCGGTTTGCAAGAAGATTGTGGAACGGCACGGTGGCAAGATTTGGTTTGAGTCTGAAGTGGGCAAGGGGACAACCTTTTTCTTCACCCTGCCACCGGCAGAGATAGAGGAAAATAAGTCGGAGACGAGCGTTGGGGCACAGGGCAATGTGCCCAAAGAAAAGGAGGGAGAATGA
- a CDS encoding glycoside hydrolase, protein MKPLFSFSWMIVFILLGTGGATTKIDTIGTTGVDAQNYGPIWQRIVYLPGTGIYTAWVKTGMFASFYSFTTHTWSGEVEVFGSQRNASGSLDVPKDPTSPYYRSTFISSFINRNPRWPILAVESIPGTNNFVMRPPDSSLMGCSRAPIAFTANNWLHLLCVDSATQDTLLYSRSTDYGVHWSSPVSICEGIIPANPTYNITASENSLRIAAIWTNEDSEALWLNISEDGGTTWTGVRDIFPPPTTISNPKPGKFGAYGLFDSADRLNIVTQVWNGTNQNPAEIWHWQENRNPQWTLIYRFAPSSVLAPPEPGEPFVVRPSIGFRESDASLFALWLNYDSLNYEPQTQLARADLFIAQSRNNGINWSRPYRLTGPDAYSRLSPCLAPEVGESLYIITIFDQIAGVYEQGHGPQTTNPVCVLRVPVSDLPGIEEKLPGRLNHYFHTTICPVSQLHILPDVKLYSPLGRPIETPTRSGVYFLRQDNQTLRKVLLVP, encoded by the coding sequence ATGAAACCCCTGTTCTCTTTTTCCTGGATGATTGTCTTCATATTGCTCGGCACCGGTGGAGCAACAACTAAAATTGACACCATCGGCACCACCGGTGTTGACGCCCAGAACTACGGACCAATCTGGCAACGTATCGTTTACTTGCCTGGCACCGGTATCTACACCGCCTGGGTCAAGACCGGGATGTTTGCCAGTTTCTACAGTTTCACCACCCACACCTGGTCCGGTGAAGTTGAGGTGTTTGGCTCCCAGCGAAACGCCAGCGGTAGCCTTGATGTTCCAAAAGACCCAACCTCTCCTTACTATCGCAGCACTTTTATATCCAGTTTTATCAACCGTAACCCGCGCTGGCCCATCCTCGCAGTGGAGAGTATCCCGGGCACCAACAACTTTGTGATGCGGCCACCCGACTCCAGCCTGATGGGCTGCTCCCGTGCGCCCATCGCCTTTACCGCCAACAACTGGCTTCACCTCCTCTGCGTTGACTCTGCTACTCAGGACACGCTACTCTACTCCCGCTCTACCGATTACGGTGTTCATTGGTCTTCGCCCGTGTCAATCTGTGAGGGTATCATCCCGGCGAATCCAACTTACAACATCACCGCATCAGAAAACTCTTTGCGCATCGCCGCAATCTGGACCAATGAAGATTCAGAAGCACTGTGGCTCAACATCTCCGAAGACGGCGGTACCACCTGGACCGGTGTTCGGGACATCTTTCCCCCGCCGACAACAATCTCTAACCCTAAACCGGGCAAGTTCGGTGCCTACGGTCTGTTTGACTCCGCAGACCGGCTTAACATCGTCACTCAGGTGTGGAACGGCACCAATCAAAACCCGGCAGAAATCTGGCACTGGCAGGAGAACAGAAATCCTCAATGGACCCTAATTTATCGTTTTGCCCCTTCATCAGTTCTTGCGCCCCCTGAACCTGGCGAACCATTTGTGGTTAGACCGAGTATCGGTTTTAGAGAGAGCGACGCATCACTCTTTGCCCTCTGGCTCAATTACGACTCCTTAAACTACGAACCCCAGACCCAGCTCGCACGCGCCGACCTTTTCATCGCCCAATCCCGGAACAACGGCATAAACTGGAGCCGTCCCTACCGTTTGACCGGACCGGACGCATACTCCCGGCTTTCACCCTGTCTTGCTCCAGAAGTTGGCGAATCTCTCTACATTATCACCATCTTTGACCAGATTGCTGGTGTCTATGAGCAAGGACACGGGCCCCAGACAACCAACCCGGTATGTGTATTACGCGTCCCGGTATCGGACCTGCCCGGCATTGAAGAAAAACTGCCCGGCAGGCTGAACCATTATTTTCACACCACCATCTGTCCAGTTTCTCAACTCCACATCTTACCCGATGTAAAACTCTACTCCCCGCTTGGTAGACCAATAGAAACACCAACTCGAAGCGGTGTTTACTTCCTGCGTCAGGATAACCAAACTCTCCGTAAGGTACTGCTCGTTCCTTAA
- a CDS encoding glycosyltransferase produces MNRVLFIAYYTPPLGLSGVMRVTKLAKFLPEFGWEVLLLTVKDVAYYAYDPELVADLRRAKVFRTESLDPNRLLRVLGVRQIKGGSGETGQTLKGTIEGAPAFFRRFFFPDSKVGWLPFAVRTGKKVIARFNPQVIFASAPPWTALMVGEKLSRLSGLPFVADFRDPWPGGFEEPPLGQKKRLLRLRERILQQAKLVLAVNQGTARLVGEMVEVLENGFDPEEFNVEPEQLEGFSILYAGNLWHQEKVLSDVVQALVEIPDARLYIAGGVSEEIGRRFRTNPQVRFFGVVSHQRTMSLMKGAQVLLYLGKPGQPVGLKLYEYLGSGKPIVVWADEDSEPAQIVREAGQGFICQDRQGFVAVLKEIREKGVGTPVVRALGDVPLQGEVDRYNRRFQAKRLADYFGRLLDGRIAARPDRRQ; encoded by the coding sequence ATGAATAGGGTACTTTTTATCGCCTACTACACCCCGCCGCTCGGGCTTTCCGGTGTGATGCGGGTCACCAAACTTGCCAAGTTTTTGCCCGAATTTGGCTGGGAGGTGCTGCTTTTAACGGTAAAGGATGTTGCCTACTACGCCTATGACCCGGAACTTGTTGCCGATTTAAGGAGGGCTAAGGTATTTCGTACCGAAAGTTTGGACCCGAATCGGTTGTTAAGGGTTCTTGGCGTTAGGCAGATAAAAGGTGGTTCAGGGGAAACCGGACAAACCTTGAAGGGCACAATTGAAGGTGCCCCTGCCTTTTTCCGGCGGTTTTTCTTCCCGGATAGCAAGGTCGGGTGGTTGCCGTTTGCAGTAAGAACGGGTAAGAAGGTTATCGCCCGATTTAACCCCCAAGTGATTTTCGCATCGGCGCCACCCTGGACCGCACTGATGGTCGGGGAGAAACTATCCCGGTTGAGCGGGCTGCCTTTTGTTGCCGACTTCCGTGACCCGTGGCCCGGAGGGTTTGAAGAGCCACCCTTAGGGCAAAAGAAAAGGCTTTTGAGGTTAAGGGAGCGGATATTACAACAGGCAAAACTGGTTCTTGCTGTAAATCAAGGGACTGCACGTCTGGTTGGGGAAATGGTGGAGGTGCTCGAAAATGGGTTTGACCCGGAAGAATTTAATGTTGAGCCCGAACAACTTGAAGGTTTCAGTATTCTGTATGCGGGTAATCTGTGGCACCAGGAAAAGGTTTTGAGCGACGTTGTTCAGGCTTTAGTTGAGATACCTGATGCCCGACTGTACATTGCGGGTGGCGTTTCCGAAGAAATCGGGCGTCGGTTCAGAACCAATCCTCAGGTGCGTTTTTTTGGGGTTGTTTCCCATCAACGGACTATGAGCCTGATGAAAGGGGCGCAGGTGCTTTTGTATCTCGGCAAGCCGGGTCAACCGGTCGGATTGAAACTTTACGAGTATCTGGGCAGTGGCAAGCCGATTGTTGTCTGGGCGGATGAAGATTCGGAGCCGGCGCAGATTGTTAGAGAGGCAGGGCAGGGGTTTATCTGTCAGGACCGGCAGGGTTTCGTTGCCGTTTTGAAGGAAATCCGGGAAAAGGGGGTTGGTACGCCGGTTGTAAGGGCTCTTGGCGATGTGCCCTTACAAGGAGAAGTTGACCGTTACAACCGGCGGTTTCAGGCAAAAAGGCTGGCGGATTATTTCGGGCGGTTATTGGATGGACGCATAGCAGCGCGTCCGGACAGGCGCCAGTAG
- the rpmB gene encoding 50S ribosomal protein L28, whose protein sequence is MAKHCEICGKVAIVGSNISHAHNVTKRRWEPNLQRVRIKEGTATRRIWVCTRCLRSGKVQKA, encoded by the coding sequence TTGGCAAAGCATTGTGAAATATGTGGAAAAGTTGCAATTGTTGGCTCAAACATCAGCCACGCCCATAATGTAACCAAAAGACGCTGGGAGCCGAATCTCCAGCGGGTTCGCATCAAGGAAGGTACCGCTACGCGCCGCATCTGGGTCTGCACCCGTTGCTTGCGCTCCGGCAAGGTGCAAAAGGCTTGA
- a CDS encoding glycosyltransferase family 2 protein yields MKLSVIIVTYNSEQDITSCLDAISASQPDAEILVIDNASQDRTREILQSYPGIKTLFNPQNLGYARANNQGISIAQGDYILLLNPDTRVEPAALPLLIEHLDRNPDYAAVAPRLLNPDGSQQLSIRSFPTFSSVLIEMTGIPRLFPSCPRLNTWRLRHFDYEKPGPVAQPMASCLLIRRSVLVELGGFDENFPIYYNDVDLLYRMARRGYQTYYLPAARVYHRIGGSTNAIKPKMIYENHRSLFNFLRKHTPKTRFFFQAIILLPLLEISALLRVLYWRLSGRAAMRPSNNRPK; encoded by the coding sequence TTGAAACTCTCGGTCATTATCGTCACCTACAACAGTGAGCAGGACATAACTTCCTGTCTTGACGCCATTTCCGCATCCCAGCCTGACGCCGAAATCCTCGTAATCGACAACGCCTCTCAGGACCGGACTCGAGAAATTTTGCAATCCTATCCCGGCATCAAAACCTTGTTCAACCCCCAAAACCTTGGCTATGCCCGAGCCAACAACCAAGGCATCTCTATTGCCCAGGGTGATTACATTCTGCTTCTCAACCCGGATACCCGGGTCGAACCCGCAGCGCTTCCCCTCCTTATTGAACACCTTGACCGCAACCCGGACTACGCCGCAGTCGCCCCCCGACTTTTAAATCCTGATGGCTCCCAGCAACTGTCAATCCGCTCCTTCCCCACATTCTCCTCTGTGCTTATTGAAATGACCGGAATTCCGCGCTTGTTTCCCAGCTGCCCGCGCCTTAACACCTGGCGTCTGCGCCACTTTGACTACGAAAAACCCGGACCGGTAGCGCAACCAATGGCATCTTGCCTCTTAATCCGGCGCTCGGTTCTTGTTGAACTGGGCGGGTTCGACGAAAACTTCCCCATCTACTACAATGATGTTGACCTCCTGTACCGGATGGCACGCAGAGGTTACCAGACCTACTACCTGCCAGCCGCGCGTGTTTACCACAGAATTGGTGGTAGCACCAACGCAATCAAACCAAAAATGATTTACGAAAACCACCGGTCCCTTTTTAACTTCCTAAGAAAACACACACCGAAAACCCGTTTCTTCTTTCAGGCGATAATCCTTTTGCCGCTCCTTGAGATTTCGGCTCTGCTCCGCGTCCTCTACTGGCGCCTGTCCGGACGCGCTGCTATGCGTCCATCCAATAACCGCCCGAAATAA
- a CDS encoding GDP-mannose 4,6-dehydratase, with protein MRVFVTGIEGFVGGHLARHLKERGDEVYGIHYAPPGEELPANLFPCDINDFNTLKKALEESRPDWIIHLAGISSVAEAEKNPIPTYEVNTIGTLKLLIAVHQLMLPCRILLISSADVYGRGDRPHSETDPVQPLTAYARSKYLAEEIARLYYQTWDMDIVILRSFSHTGPGQAERFIFAKVASHIAKVEQGKASPILEMGDLEVRRDYTDVRDIVRAYICALENCPAGETYNVTSGRPVRLRDGVEILLGLARQKIEIRQGVSEKRPYDIPFLSGNPEKFHRATGWTPQIPFEKTLSDLLEYYRNR; from the coding sequence GTGAGGGTTTTTGTCACCGGCATTGAAGGGTTTGTCGGCGGCCATCTTGCCCGTCATCTTAAAGAGCGCGGTGACGAAGTTTACGGCATACATTACGCACCCCCGGGTGAAGAACTACCCGCAAACCTCTTTCCCTGTGACATCAACGACTTCAACACCTTAAAAAAAGCGCTGGAGGAAAGCCGACCCGACTGGATTATTCATCTCGCCGGCATCTCCTCGGTTGCGGAAGCAGAAAAAAACCCCATTCCTACCTATGAGGTGAACACCATCGGCACATTAAAACTGCTCATCGCCGTGCACCAGCTGATGCTCCCCTGCCGAATTCTCCTAATATCCTCGGCTGATGTTTATGGCCGGGGCGACAGGCCCCATTCCGAAACCGACCCGGTCCAACCACTTACCGCCTATGCCCGAAGCAAATATCTTGCCGAAGAAATCGCCCGCCTTTACTATCAAACCTGGGATATGGATATCGTAATCTTGCGCTCGTTCAGCCACACCGGACCGGGCCAGGCTGAACGGTTTATCTTTGCCAAGGTCGCAAGCCACATCGCTAAGGTCGAACAGGGCAAAGCCAGCCCGATTCTCGAAATGGGCGACCTCGAAGTTCGGCGCGACTACACCGATGTCCGGGACATCGTCCGTGCCTACATTTGTGCGCTGGAAAACTGTCCTGCCGGTGAAACCTACAATGTAACCTCAGGCAGACCGGTTCGGCTCCGCGACGGTGTAGAAATCCTCCTGGGTCTTGCCCGCCAGAAGATAGAAATCCGACAGGGTGTTAGCGAGAAAAGACCTTACGACATTCCGTTCCTTTCCGGCAATCCCGAAAAGTTCCATCGGGCAACCGGATGGACCCCACAAATTCCCTTTGAAAAAACCTTGTCCGACCTGCTCGAATACTACCGGAACCGTTGA
- a CDS encoding hybrid sensor histidine kinase/response regulator, whose amino-acid sequence MVEERLRILLVEDNPGDARLLQETIADADGGRFEITHLVRCDEATKRLVEDRFDVVLLDLSLPDSQGLETVARVNTAAPQVPIVIMTGLDDEEMAVAAAKIGAQDYLVKGHIDSRGLVRSLRYARERKRQELELAEKNAQLAKLSELKNQFLGMAAHDLRNPLTVIITCAGFLLEETAKVLPEAKKREFIERIKVNAEFMVNLINDLLDFTRIEAGQIELNLEPVVLTELVARNAEENRLLGAQKGIELELVVEGNGARVNADPARITQVLNNLLSNAFKFSAPGTKVRVTVKKENGGWKVAVQDQGQGIPREEMGRLFKPFQKTSVRSTAGERSTGLGLAICRQIIEAHKGVIGAESEPGKGSTFFFWLPVV is encoded by the coding sequence ATGGTGGAAGAGAGGTTGCGAATCCTTCTGGTTGAAGACAATCCGGGTGATGCCCGGTTGCTCCAGGAGACGATTGCTGATGCCGACGGCGGTCGTTTTGAAATCACCCATCTGGTACGGTGTGATGAGGCGACAAAAAGGTTGGTTGAGGACCGTTTTGATGTGGTGTTACTTGACCTTTCGCTGCCAGACAGCCAAGGACTGGAGACGGTGGCGCGGGTCAACACTGCAGCGCCGCAAGTGCCGATTGTGATTATGACCGGGCTTGATGATGAAGAGATGGCGGTGGCGGCAGCAAAAATCGGGGCACAGGACTATCTGGTAAAAGGGCATATTGACAGTCGGGGACTGGTGCGGAGTTTACGTTATGCACGGGAGCGGAAACGACAGGAGCTGGAACTGGCGGAGAAAAATGCCCAACTGGCAAAGTTGAGCGAGTTGAAGAATCAATTTCTCGGAATGGCAGCGCACGACCTCCGTAACCCATTGACGGTGATAATCACCTGTGCCGGCTTTCTCTTAGAGGAAACGGCTAAAGTCCTACCTGAGGCGAAGAAGCGGGAGTTTATCGAGCGGATTAAGGTGAATGCCGAATTTATGGTAAATTTAATCAACGACCTGCTGGACTTTACCCGGATTGAGGCGGGGCAGATTGAGTTGAATCTGGAGCCGGTCGTGTTGACAGAATTGGTGGCAAGGAATGCGGAGGAGAATCGGCTGTTAGGTGCACAGAAGGGGATTGAACTGGAACTGGTGGTTGAAGGTAATGGTGCCCGGGTGAATGCGGACCCGGCACGGATTACCCAGGTACTGAACAATTTGTTGAGTAATGCGTTTAAGTTTTCGGCACCGGGTACAAAGGTGCGGGTGACGGTTAAAAAGGAGAACGGGGGTTGGAAGGTTGCGGTGCAGGACCAGGGGCAGGGTATTCCAAGAGAGGAGATGGGCAGGCTGTTTAAGCCGTTTCAGAAAACCAGTGTCCGGAGCACGGCGGGAGAGCGTTCCACCGGTCTGGGACTGGCGATTTGCCGGCAGATAATCGAGGCGCATAAAGGCGTAATTGGCGCCGAGTCAGAGCCTGGTAAAGGTTCAACATTCTTTTTCTGGCTGCCGGTTGTTTAA
- a CDS encoding response regulator, which yields MTKGENGTPVEILLVEDNPGDVRLTQEALREAKVRNNLHVVSDGEEALKFLYRRDGYSDAPRPDIILLDLNLPKKNGQEVLAEIKADPGLRRIPVVILTTSKADEDILKSYDLHANCYVTKPVDFEQFIRVIQSIQEFWLTVVKLPE from the coding sequence ATGACAAAAGGGGAAAATGGCACACCGGTTGAAATCCTCTTGGTTGAGGACAATCCGGGTGATGTGCGTTTGACCCAGGAGGCGTTGCGCGAGGCAAAGGTGCGCAACAATCTTCATGTGGTAAGTGATGGCGAAGAGGCGTTGAAGTTCCTTTATCGGCGCGACGGCTACAGCGATGCACCACGACCGGACATCATTCTGCTGGATTTAAATCTGCCGAAGAAGAACGGCCAGGAGGTTCTTGCCGAGATTAAGGCGGACCCCGGTTTACGCCGGATTCCGGTGGTGATTCTCACTACTTCCAAGGCAGATGAGGATATCCTGAAGAGTTATGACCTGCATGCCAACTGCTATGTGACAAAGCCGGTTGATTTTGAGCAGTTTATCCGGGTGATACAGTCGATTCAAGAGTTCTGGTTGACGGTGGTCAAGTTGCCCGAGTAA
- a CDS encoding GDP-mannose 4,6-dehydratase, which translates to MNCLITGITGFAGSHLAEYLLSLGNCEVHGTIRWRSRTENIDHLKGKIHLHDCDLRDSGSVYRLIADLKPDRIYHLAAQSYVPMSWTAPQETFVTNVIGQLNIFEAVRATGCSCRIQIAGSSEEYGLVMPDETPIKETNPLRPLSPYAVSKVAQDLMGYQYHQSYKMHIIRTRGFNHTGPRRGMVFVTSNFARQIAEIEKGKREPVLYVGNLEAVRDFTDVRDTVRAYYLILEKGVPGEVYNVATGKGYKIRQVLEILQGLSTAKFQIKQDPKRLRPSDVELLIGDPTKLKSATGWEPQYSFEQTLKDLLDYWRERV; encoded by the coding sequence TTGAACTGTTTAATTACTGGTATTACCGGCTTTGCCGGCAGCCATCTGGCTGAATATCTTTTAAGTTTAGGCAACTGCGAGGTCCACGGCACCATCCGCTGGCGCTCACGTACCGAAAACATCGACCATTTAAAAGGGAAAATCCATCTCCACGACTGCGACCTGCGGGACTCCGGTTCGGTTTACCGTTTAATCGCCGATTTAAAACCCGACCGCATCTACCACCTTGCCGCCCAGAGTTATGTCCCGATGTCCTGGACCGCACCTCAGGAGACATTCGTCACCAATGTCATTGGCCAGTTGAACATCTTCGAAGCGGTCCGTGCCACCGGTTGCTCTTGCCGGATTCAGATTGCCGGTTCGAGCGAGGAGTACGGGCTGGTTATGCCCGATGAAACCCCCATCAAGGAGACCAACCCACTGCGGCCACTTTCGCCCTACGCGGTTAGTAAGGTGGCGCAGGACTTAATGGGCTACCAGTACCATCAGAGCTACAAAATGCACATCATCCGTACCCGGGGCTTCAATCACACCGGACCAAGACGCGGAATGGTATTTGTTACCTCCAACTTTGCCCGACAAATCGCCGAAATTGAAAAGGGCAAAAGAGAACCGGTCCTCTATGTTGGCAACCTCGAAGCGGTTCGGGACTTCACCGATGTCCGCGATACGGTCCGCGCCTACTATTTAATTCTCGAAAAAGGGGTGCCGGGTGAGGTTTACAATGTTGCCACTGGTAAAGGCTACAAAATCCGCCAGGTTCTTGAAATCCTGCAAGGTCTTTCCACCGCTAAGTTTCAGATTAAACAGGACCCAAAGCGGCTCCGTCCCAGCGATGTAGAACTTCTAATCGGCGACCCGACAAAGTTAAAATCGGCGACCGGCTGGGAACCGCAGTACTCGTTTGAACAAACCTTAAAAGACCTGCTCGACTACTGGCGGGAGCGGGTGTGA